In the genome of Oscarella lobularis chromosome 1, ooOscLobu1.1, whole genome shotgun sequence, one region contains:
- the LOC136193056 gene encoding uncharacterized protein isoform X1 produces MESVITKLLNAVAMPFVIPVSVSSILPSYLFGEKEREDRLELEKDFYNLLALLRADDNGQDRPQVIVIGLCDSDSNRTSIFRRRVKEALSDVQIFTSPQDAIEKTLFENPQFKALLKWDVPENRPSASSKLLQHLVNLSARGSSFIAHADLLNWSGHSEEAITHLKKRGFISPSLKYTNQSETTSAYHLINASSMGDVLTEVLHSSRAAEEACEKRGLFPHHVAQSVLQESKELQPWLSVFYYYGIFILPEALESSVSSIPQESPPSNELKGLIVPHYLICKHLSEEEPEGYLKTEPLIIRSKNSPCISESQFYLLVGLLIKQYPRAPCCYHHAARIRIESHILELRLRSGVVFMSMLVQSKDESFVSTDTARVCHRVKDLLVNDGNAILRKHRLMSDLQFGAFMKTHDSTLEFIDLLNEGFPSAKVFSDDGEEFHPATSIYFWFNSYGPQETLVEKHFARLCEGMNAEKMWQHLIRQNLVTGKQYRDVTAGDRLLSSRRLLEMIAEKSETCDRVLLEALRATGQVVLAEIMSNENEDTARSHEQSVEVRPPVTPPISASKNLQEDANPGSVIGSRSVIVQDTQNHSDDRFTGNGYFGNSTQQSTLRRQQLPLEQPEESGLLTRDSSKPRPAIADEIPAKRSPQKTPSEDTDREGDPVVRPTYEAKYYHIERATDYFNERPLKHGGKRLGSGSFGVVYYGVLHSETGEKHEVAIKRFKNPSSLNLSQLELSKKQFGIELNILSRYIHPNVVSLLGFSCDGPELALIYEYMVNGALSHRLDCRDNSRPLPWKIRLSIALDIARALCFLHSGHRLPVIHRDVKSSNVLLTTDFRAKLSDFGLAVVGSANPEDANPGPTVGTRPYMSPEAFEKVVTPKLDVYALGVILFELGTGLPPYSSKKKQDLKSYVEYIEQQGIDVAKLLDPKAKRPKKRETNDSSGLVLLDFGKRCTITDYAKRPSASEMVSMLDELVGKA; encoded by the exons ATGGAATCCGTTATCACAAAGCTACTGAACGCAGTGGCCATGCCGTTTGTCATTCCTGTCTCCGTTTCATCGATTCTGCCATCATATTTATTtggagaaaaggagagagaagaccGGTTAGAGCTCGAAAAAGATTTCTATAACCTTCTAGCGTTACTAAGAGCTGATGACAATGGTCAAGACCGTCCACAAGTGATAGTGATTGGGCTATGTGACTCTGACTCCAATAGGACGTCAATTTTCAGAAGAAGAGTTAAGGAAGCGCTCTCTGACGTCCAGATTTTCACTTCTCCTCAGGATGCCATTGAAAAGACACTCTTTGAGAATCCCCAATTTAAGGCGTTGCTGAAATGGGACGTGCCAGAAAATCGCCCAAGTGCCTCATCTAAATTATTGCAACACCTAGTGAACTTATCTGCTCGTGGCTCTTCGTTTATTGCTCATGCTGACCTACTTAATTGGTCTGGGCACTCAGAAGAAGCAATAACGCATCTGAAAAAGCGAGGCTTTATTTCTCCGTCGTTGAAGTACACAAATCAAAgtgaaacgacgtcagccTATCATCTCATCAATGCTAGCAGTATGGGAGACGTTCTAACCGAAGTTCTACACTCTTCACGTGCGGCTGAGGAAGCATGTGAAAAGCGCGGCCTTTTTCCGCACCACGTGGCTCAAAGCGTTTTGCAGGAGAGCAAAGAACTGCAACCGTGGCTCTCTGTGTTCTACTACTACGGCATTTTTATTCTTCCAGAAGCGCTAGAATCATCGGTGTCAAGCATACCCCAGGAGTCCCCGCCGTCCAATGAGCTGAAGGGACTCATAGTACCCCACTATTTGATTTGCAAACACCTGTCGGAGGAGGAGCCAGAAGGATATCTGAAAACAGAACCTCTCATCATTCGCTCAAAGAACAGTCCCTGTATCTCAGAGTCTCAATTCTATCTCCTCGTTGGCTTACTCATCAAGCAATATCCTCGAGCGCCTTGTTGCTATCACCACGCCGCGAGAATTCGCATAGAATCTCACATTCTCGAACTGAGACTTCGAAGTGGCGTCGTCTTCATGTCAATGCTTGTGCAGTCAAAGGACGAGTCATTTGTGTCGACAGACACCGCTCGAGTTTGTCACAGAGTCAAGGACTTACTCGTGAATGACGGCAATGCCATCCTACGCAAACATCGCCTGATGAGCGACCTACAATTCGGTGCCTTTATGAAAACGCACGACTCAACGCTGGAGTTCATTGATCTTCTAAATGAAGGGTTTCCCTCTGCAAAGGTGTTTTCCGACGACGGTGAAGAATTTCATCCGGCGACCTCGATCTATTTTTGGTTCAACAGCTACGGTCCGCAAGAGACTCTCGTTGAAAAGCACTTTGCCAGGTTGTGCGAAGGAATGAATGCTGAGAAGATGTGGCAGCATCTTATACGTCAAAACCTCGTCACCGGAAAGCAGTATCGAGATGTTACAGCAGGCGATCGACTACTCAGCTCAAGACGTCTTCTAGAAATGATAGCGGAGAAAAGCGAGACGTGTGACCGGGTGTTGCTGGAAGCGCTGAGGGCTACTGGCCAGGTTGTTTTGGCAGAGATCATgtcaaatgaaaatgaagatACCGCTAGATCACATGAGCAAAGCGTTGAAGTCCGGCCACCAGTCACGCCGCCTATTTCTGCATCAAAGAATCTTCAAGAGGACGCGAATCCTGGTTCCGTCATCGGATCTCGCTCGGTCATCGTACAAGATACGCAGAATCACAGTGATGATAGATTTACCGGTAATGGCTACTTCGGCAACTCCACGCAACAGTCAACTTTGCGACGACAACAGTTACCTCTTGAGCAGCCTGAAGAGTCCGGTCTTTTGACTCGTGACTCAAGTAAACCTCGTCCGGCAATAGCGGATGAGATTCCTGCAAAAAGATCGCCGCAGAAAACGCCATCAGAAGATACTGATCGAGAGGGTGACCCAGTCGTGCGTCCCACATACGAGGCCAAGTACTATCATATTGAGCGCGCCACGGATTACTTCAACGAGCGTCCTCTGAAGCATGGTGGCAAACGGCTGGGATCGGGTTCGTTTGGAGTCGTTTACTACGGAGTTCTTCATTCGGAGACTGGCGAGAAACACGAAGTAGCCATCAAACGCTTTAAAAAT CCATCTAGTCTGAATCTGTCTCAGCTTGAATTGAGCAAAAAACAATTTGGGATAGAGCTGAACATACTTAGCAG ATATATTCATCCGAAtgttgtttctcttcttggaTTTTCATGCGACGGGCCTGAATTGGCTCTAATATACGAGTACATGGTCAATGGCGCTCTGTCACATCGCTTAGACTGTCGA GATAATTCTCGTCCATTGCCGTGGAAAATTCGTCTTTCAATCGCTCTTGATATTGCTCGAGCTCTTTGCTTCTTGCATTCTGGTCATCGTCTGCCTGTCATTCATCGAGACGTCAAATCAAGCAACGTGCTGCTGACTACCGACTTCAGAGCAAAGCTGAGTGATTTTGGATTGGCAGTGGTAGGCAGTGCCAATCCAGAGGATGCCAATCCCGGTCCCACGGTTGGCACGCGGCCCTACATGTCTCCAGAGGCGTTTGAAAAAGTCGTCACTCCAAAACTCGATGTTTACGCCCTCGGCGTGATTTTATTCGAATTAGGAACTGGGCTGCCTCCTTATtcatcgaagaagaagcaggaCCTA AAAAGCTACGTTGAGTACATAGAACAACAAGGCATTGATGTGGCCAAGTTGCTCGATCCAAAAGCAAAGCGGCCCAAGAAGAGAGAAACCAACGATTCAAGCGGATTGGTTCTTCTTGATTTTGGAAAAAGATGCACAATTACGGACTACGCCAAGAGACCGTCTGCATCTGAG ATGGTGTCTATGTTAGATGAACTAGTGGGTAAGGCTTAG
- the LOC136193056 gene encoding uncharacterized protein isoform X2: MESVITKLLNAVAMPFVIPVSVSSILPSYLFGEKEREDRLELEKDFYNLLALLRADDNGQDRPQVIVIGLCDSDSNRTSIFRRRVKEALSDVQIFTSPQDAIEKTLFENPQFKALLKWDVPENRPSASSKLLQHLVNLSARGSSFIAHADLLNWSGHSEEAITHLKKRGFISPSLKYTNQSETTSAYHLINASSMGDVLTEVLHSSRAAEEACEKRGLFPHHVAQSVLQESKELQPWLSVFYYYGIFILPEALESSVSSIPQESPPSNELKGLIVPHYLICKHLSEEEPEGYLKTEPLIIRSKNSPCISESQFYLLVGLLIKQYPRAPCCYHHAARIRIESHILELRLRSGVVFMSMLVQSKDESFVSTDTARVCHRVKDLLVNDGNAILRKHRLMSDLQFGAFMKTHDSTLEFIDLLNEGFPSAKVFSDDGEEFHPATSIYFWFNSYGPQETLVEKHFARLCEGMNAEKMWQHLIRQNLVTGKQYRDVTAGDRLLSSRRLLEMIAEKSETCDRVLLEALRATGQVVLAEIMSNENEDTARSHEQSVEVRPPVTPPISASKNLQEDANPGSVIGSRSVIVQDTQNHSDDRFTGNGYFGNSTQQSTLRRQQLPLEQPEESGLLTRDSSKPRPAIADEIPAKRSPQKTPSEDTDREGDPVVRPTYEAKYYHIERATDYFNERPLKHGGKRLGSGSFGVVYYGVLHSETGEKHEVAIKRFKNPSSLNLSQLELSKKQFGIELNILSRYIHPNVVSLLGFSCDGPELALIYEYMVNGALSHRLDCRDNSRPLPWKIRLSIALDIARALCFLHSGHRLPVIHRDVKSSNVLLTTDFRAKLSDFGLAVVGSANPEDANPGPTVGTRPYMSPEAFEKELGCLLIHRRRSRT, from the exons ATGGAATCCGTTATCACAAAGCTACTGAACGCAGTGGCCATGCCGTTTGTCATTCCTGTCTCCGTTTCATCGATTCTGCCATCATATTTATTtggagaaaaggagagagaagaccGGTTAGAGCTCGAAAAAGATTTCTATAACCTTCTAGCGTTACTAAGAGCTGATGACAATGGTCAAGACCGTCCACAAGTGATAGTGATTGGGCTATGTGACTCTGACTCCAATAGGACGTCAATTTTCAGAAGAAGAGTTAAGGAAGCGCTCTCTGACGTCCAGATTTTCACTTCTCCTCAGGATGCCATTGAAAAGACACTCTTTGAGAATCCCCAATTTAAGGCGTTGCTGAAATGGGACGTGCCAGAAAATCGCCCAAGTGCCTCATCTAAATTATTGCAACACCTAGTGAACTTATCTGCTCGTGGCTCTTCGTTTATTGCTCATGCTGACCTACTTAATTGGTCTGGGCACTCAGAAGAAGCAATAACGCATCTGAAAAAGCGAGGCTTTATTTCTCCGTCGTTGAAGTACACAAATCAAAgtgaaacgacgtcagccTATCATCTCATCAATGCTAGCAGTATGGGAGACGTTCTAACCGAAGTTCTACACTCTTCACGTGCGGCTGAGGAAGCATGTGAAAAGCGCGGCCTTTTTCCGCACCACGTGGCTCAAAGCGTTTTGCAGGAGAGCAAAGAACTGCAACCGTGGCTCTCTGTGTTCTACTACTACGGCATTTTTATTCTTCCAGAAGCGCTAGAATCATCGGTGTCAAGCATACCCCAGGAGTCCCCGCCGTCCAATGAGCTGAAGGGACTCATAGTACCCCACTATTTGATTTGCAAACACCTGTCGGAGGAGGAGCCAGAAGGATATCTGAAAACAGAACCTCTCATCATTCGCTCAAAGAACAGTCCCTGTATCTCAGAGTCTCAATTCTATCTCCTCGTTGGCTTACTCATCAAGCAATATCCTCGAGCGCCTTGTTGCTATCACCACGCCGCGAGAATTCGCATAGAATCTCACATTCTCGAACTGAGACTTCGAAGTGGCGTCGTCTTCATGTCAATGCTTGTGCAGTCAAAGGACGAGTCATTTGTGTCGACAGACACCGCTCGAGTTTGTCACAGAGTCAAGGACTTACTCGTGAATGACGGCAATGCCATCCTACGCAAACATCGCCTGATGAGCGACCTACAATTCGGTGCCTTTATGAAAACGCACGACTCAACGCTGGAGTTCATTGATCTTCTAAATGAAGGGTTTCCCTCTGCAAAGGTGTTTTCCGACGACGGTGAAGAATTTCATCCGGCGACCTCGATCTATTTTTGGTTCAACAGCTACGGTCCGCAAGAGACTCTCGTTGAAAAGCACTTTGCCAGGTTGTGCGAAGGAATGAATGCTGAGAAGATGTGGCAGCATCTTATACGTCAAAACCTCGTCACCGGAAAGCAGTATCGAGATGTTACAGCAGGCGATCGACTACTCAGCTCAAGACGTCTTCTAGAAATGATAGCGGAGAAAAGCGAGACGTGTGACCGGGTGTTGCTGGAAGCGCTGAGGGCTACTGGCCAGGTTGTTTTGGCAGAGATCATgtcaaatgaaaatgaagatACCGCTAGATCACATGAGCAAAGCGTTGAAGTCCGGCCACCAGTCACGCCGCCTATTTCTGCATCAAAGAATCTTCAAGAGGACGCGAATCCTGGTTCCGTCATCGGATCTCGCTCGGTCATCGTACAAGATACGCAGAATCACAGTGATGATAGATTTACCGGTAATGGCTACTTCGGCAACTCCACGCAACAGTCAACTTTGCGACGACAACAGTTACCTCTTGAGCAGCCTGAAGAGTCCGGTCTTTTGACTCGTGACTCAAGTAAACCTCGTCCGGCAATAGCGGATGAGATTCCTGCAAAAAGATCGCCGCAGAAAACGCCATCAGAAGATACTGATCGAGAGGGTGACCCAGTCGTGCGTCCCACATACGAGGCCAAGTACTATCATATTGAGCGCGCCACGGATTACTTCAACGAGCGTCCTCTGAAGCATGGTGGCAAACGGCTGGGATCGGGTTCGTTTGGAGTCGTTTACTACGGAGTTCTTCATTCGGAGACTGGCGAGAAACACGAAGTAGCCATCAAACGCTTTAAAAAT CCATCTAGTCTGAATCTGTCTCAGCTTGAATTGAGCAAAAAACAATTTGGGATAGAGCTGAACATACTTAGCAG ATATATTCATCCGAAtgttgtttctcttcttggaTTTTCATGCGACGGGCCTGAATTGGCTCTAATATACGAGTACATGGTCAATGGCGCTCTGTCACATCGCTTAGACTGTCGA GATAATTCTCGTCCATTGCCGTGGAAAATTCGTCTTTCAATCGCTCTTGATATTGCTCGAGCTCTTTGCTTCTTGCATTCTGGTCATCGTCTGCCTGTCATTCATCGAGACGTCAAATCAAGCAACGTGCTGCTGACTACCGACTTCAGAGCAAAGCTGAGTGATTTTGGATTGGCAGTGGTAGGCAGTGCCAATCCAGAGGATGCCAATCCCGGTCCCACGGTTGGCACGCGGCCCTACATGTCTCCAGAGGCGTTTGAAAAA GAACTGGGCTGCCTCCTTATtcatcgaagaagaagcaggaCCTA A
- the LOC136193056 gene encoding uncharacterized protein isoform X3: MESVITKLLNAVAMPFVIPVSVSSILPSYLFGEKEREDRLELEKDFYNLLALLRADDNGQDRPQVIVIGLCDSDSNRTSIFRRRVKEALSDVQIFTSPQDAIEKTLFENPQFKALLKWDVPENRPSASSKLLQHLVNLSARGSSFIAHADLLNWSGHSEEAITHLKKRGFISPSLKYTNQSETTSAYHLINASSMGDVLTEVLHSSRAAEEACEKRGLFPHHVAQSVLQESKELQPWLSVFYYYGIFILPEALESSVSSIPQESPPSNELKGLIVPHYLICKHLSEEEPEGYLKTEPLIIRSKNSPCISESQFYLLVGLLIKQYPRAPCCYHHAARIRIESHILELRLRSGVVFMSMLVQSKDESFVSTDTARVCHRVKDLLVNDGNAILRKHRLMSDLQFGAFMKTHDSTLEFIDLLNEGFPSAKVFSDDGEEFHPATSIYFWFNSYGPQETLVEKHFARLCEGMNAEKMWQHLIRQNLVTGKQYRDVTAGDRLLSSRRLLEMIAEKSETCDRVLLEALRATGQVVLAEIMSNENEDTARSHEQSVEVRPPVTPPISASKNLQEDANPGSVIGSRSVIVQDTQNHSDDRFTGNGYFGNSTQQSTLRRQQLPLEQPEESGLLTRDSSKPRPAIADEIPAKRSPQKTPSEDTDREGDPVVRPTYEAKYYHIERATDYFNERPLKHGGKRLGSGSFGVVYYGVLHSETGEKHEVAIKRFKNPSSLNLSQLELSKKQFGIELNILSRYIHPNVVSLLGFSCDGPELALIYEYMVNGALSHRLDCRV, translated from the exons ATGGAATCCGTTATCACAAAGCTACTGAACGCAGTGGCCATGCCGTTTGTCATTCCTGTCTCCGTTTCATCGATTCTGCCATCATATTTATTtggagaaaaggagagagaagaccGGTTAGAGCTCGAAAAAGATTTCTATAACCTTCTAGCGTTACTAAGAGCTGATGACAATGGTCAAGACCGTCCACAAGTGATAGTGATTGGGCTATGTGACTCTGACTCCAATAGGACGTCAATTTTCAGAAGAAGAGTTAAGGAAGCGCTCTCTGACGTCCAGATTTTCACTTCTCCTCAGGATGCCATTGAAAAGACACTCTTTGAGAATCCCCAATTTAAGGCGTTGCTGAAATGGGACGTGCCAGAAAATCGCCCAAGTGCCTCATCTAAATTATTGCAACACCTAGTGAACTTATCTGCTCGTGGCTCTTCGTTTATTGCTCATGCTGACCTACTTAATTGGTCTGGGCACTCAGAAGAAGCAATAACGCATCTGAAAAAGCGAGGCTTTATTTCTCCGTCGTTGAAGTACACAAATCAAAgtgaaacgacgtcagccTATCATCTCATCAATGCTAGCAGTATGGGAGACGTTCTAACCGAAGTTCTACACTCTTCACGTGCGGCTGAGGAAGCATGTGAAAAGCGCGGCCTTTTTCCGCACCACGTGGCTCAAAGCGTTTTGCAGGAGAGCAAAGAACTGCAACCGTGGCTCTCTGTGTTCTACTACTACGGCATTTTTATTCTTCCAGAAGCGCTAGAATCATCGGTGTCAAGCATACCCCAGGAGTCCCCGCCGTCCAATGAGCTGAAGGGACTCATAGTACCCCACTATTTGATTTGCAAACACCTGTCGGAGGAGGAGCCAGAAGGATATCTGAAAACAGAACCTCTCATCATTCGCTCAAAGAACAGTCCCTGTATCTCAGAGTCTCAATTCTATCTCCTCGTTGGCTTACTCATCAAGCAATATCCTCGAGCGCCTTGTTGCTATCACCACGCCGCGAGAATTCGCATAGAATCTCACATTCTCGAACTGAGACTTCGAAGTGGCGTCGTCTTCATGTCAATGCTTGTGCAGTCAAAGGACGAGTCATTTGTGTCGACAGACACCGCTCGAGTTTGTCACAGAGTCAAGGACTTACTCGTGAATGACGGCAATGCCATCCTACGCAAACATCGCCTGATGAGCGACCTACAATTCGGTGCCTTTATGAAAACGCACGACTCAACGCTGGAGTTCATTGATCTTCTAAATGAAGGGTTTCCCTCTGCAAAGGTGTTTTCCGACGACGGTGAAGAATTTCATCCGGCGACCTCGATCTATTTTTGGTTCAACAGCTACGGTCCGCAAGAGACTCTCGTTGAAAAGCACTTTGCCAGGTTGTGCGAAGGAATGAATGCTGAGAAGATGTGGCAGCATCTTATACGTCAAAACCTCGTCACCGGAAAGCAGTATCGAGATGTTACAGCAGGCGATCGACTACTCAGCTCAAGACGTCTTCTAGAAATGATAGCGGAGAAAAGCGAGACGTGTGACCGGGTGTTGCTGGAAGCGCTGAGGGCTACTGGCCAGGTTGTTTTGGCAGAGATCATgtcaaatgaaaatgaagatACCGCTAGATCACATGAGCAAAGCGTTGAAGTCCGGCCACCAGTCACGCCGCCTATTTCTGCATCAAAGAATCTTCAAGAGGACGCGAATCCTGGTTCCGTCATCGGATCTCGCTCGGTCATCGTACAAGATACGCAGAATCACAGTGATGATAGATTTACCGGTAATGGCTACTTCGGCAACTCCACGCAACAGTCAACTTTGCGACGACAACAGTTACCTCTTGAGCAGCCTGAAGAGTCCGGTCTTTTGACTCGTGACTCAAGTAAACCTCGTCCGGCAATAGCGGATGAGATTCCTGCAAAAAGATCGCCGCAGAAAACGCCATCAGAAGATACTGATCGAGAGGGTGACCCAGTCGTGCGTCCCACATACGAGGCCAAGTACTATCATATTGAGCGCGCCACGGATTACTTCAACGAGCGTCCTCTGAAGCATGGTGGCAAACGGCTGGGATCGGGTTCGTTTGGAGTCGTTTACTACGGAGTTCTTCATTCGGAGACTGGCGAGAAACACGAAGTAGCCATCAAACGCTTTAAAAAT CCATCTAGTCTGAATCTGTCTCAGCTTGAATTGAGCAAAAAACAATTTGGGATAGAGCTGAACATACTTAGCAG ATATATTCATCCGAAtgttgtttctcttcttggaTTTTCATGCGACGGGCCTGAATTGGCTCTAATATACGAGTACATGGTCAATGGCGCTCTGTCACATCGCTTAGACTGTCGAGTAT GA